The following proteins are encoded in a genomic region of Vulpes vulpes isolate BD-2025 chromosome X, VulVul3, whole genome shotgun sequence:
- the TCEAL9 gene encoding transcription elongation factor A protein-like 9 has translation MKPCQIIEGKPENESEPKLEEEPKAEEMPEEEEEPEEEEKTEGTFREKLIQSLQEFKEDIHNRHFNKEDMLRKKKKDMLREVNEIDEIRRVRNKLIVMHWKVNQNHP, from the coding sequence ATGAAACCCTGTCAAATAAttgaaggaaaaccagaaaatgaGAGTGAACCAAAGCTTGAGGAAGAACCAAAGGCTGAGGAAAtgccagaggaggaagaagagccagaggaggaggagaaaacagaaggaacTTTTAGAGAAAAGCTGATTCAGTCTCTCCAGGaatttaaagaagatatacacaacAGGCATTTCAACAAAGAAGatatgcttagaaaaaaaaaaaaagatatgcttagagaagtaaatgaaatagatgAGATAAGGAGAGTAAGAAACAAGCTTATAGTCATGCATTGGAAGGTTAATCAAAACCATCCTTAG